The nucleotide sequence GGCCCTTACGCAGACCTGCCAGACTTTCTCCGTCGCTGTGCATCGGTAGTGAACAAGAAAGTACTTGAAAACCTGATCATGGCGGGCGCCCTGGACTCCATTGGCGAGCGCGGTGAGCTGCTGGCAAGCGTGGAGAACATGCTGCTCTTCACTAGCCACCTTACAAAGCGCAAGAACTCTAACCAGATTGACCTGTTTGGCAGTATGGATGATGGGCCCAAATATGACCTGACCATAGTAAGGGCAGAACCCACCTCCCAAAAGCAGCGGCTGGCCTGGGAGCGTGAATTGTTGGGCATTTACATTACCGGCAACCCCCTCTCCCCCTACTTGTCCGGGCTTCCTACCGACCGCCATCAAATTGCCAACTTAGCTGCCAATGAAGACGGCGCCCTTATCCGTGTCTGTGGTGTAGTGACCAGCCTTCGCGTCATCCTCACTAAAAAAGACAGCAAGAGCATGGCCTTTGTGCAGCTGGAAGACGAGACCGGCGTGACCGAAGCCGTTTTCTTCCCCAAGACTTGGGCAACATGCCAAAAAAGTGTCGTGGAAGGCATGGCGCTCTGCGTGGAAGGAAAAGTTTCCCGCAAGGAAAGCCGTATGAATG is from Verrucomicrobiia bacterium and encodes:
- a CDS encoding OB-fold nucleic acid binding domain-containing protein gives rise to the protein GPYADLPDFLRRCASVVNKKVLENLIMAGALDSIGERGELLASVENMLLFTSHLTKRKNSNQIDLFGSMDDGPKYDLTIVRAEPTSQKQRLAWERELLGIYITGNPLSPYLSGLPTDRHQIANLAANEDGALIRVCGVVTSLRVILTKKDSKSMAFVQLEDETGVTEAVFFPKTWATCQKSVVEGMALCVEGKVSRKESRMNAEVLETKILADGCSQLSDSPSAPKERVDRLFVAIPPQGDRGLLQKIKDVLEGHPGTLPVSLLLPSVDGEQEMKVTQRVNLADSLYSRLAILVGPDGIRTE